The proteins below are encoded in one region of Rana temporaria chromosome 2, aRanTem1.1, whole genome shotgun sequence:
- the NDUFS5 gene encoding NADH dehydrogenase [ubiquinone] iron-sulfur protein 5 produces the protein MPFIDLQTKLGIDVDKWLLLQSGTQVHHIAGRCHAFEKEWVECSHGIGKIRAEKECKLEYEDFMECMHRTKTLQRLKAIKDQMQKLEKEGKYKAPDFSKEENRP, from the exons ATGCCATTTATTGATCTTCAAACCAAACTCGGCATTGATGTAGAcaaatggctgttgctgcagaGTGGAACGCAGGTACATCATATAGCTGGACGTTGCCACGCATTTGAGAAAGAATGGGTGGAGTGCTCCCATGGCATTGGTAAAATCCGAGCAGAAAAGGAGTGCAAGCTGGAATATGAGGACTTTATGGAGTGTATGCACAGAACCAAAACG CTGCAGCGCTTGAAGGCCATCAAGGATCAGATGCAGAAGCTAGAGAAGGAAGGGAAATACAAAGCTCCGGATTTCAGTAAAGAGGAAAACAGACCATAA